One region of Peribacillus simplex genomic DNA includes:
- a CDS encoding amino acid permease: MIPKQENDILQHPPKQEEQGLKRGLKSRHLTMISIGGAIGTGLFLSSGAAIHTAGPGGALLAYALVGAMVYFVMTSLGELAAFMPTSGSFSTYGTKFVDPAFGFALGWTYWFNWSMTIAAELSASTMIMKFWFPNSPSLLWSSSFLVLIFLLNYLSVKGYGEGEYWFSFIKVTAIVIFIIVGILMIVGIMGGEAVGFKNFTVDDAPFPGGFMGVFIVFIAAGFSFQGTEIVGVAAGESEDPARNIPKAIKSVFWRILLFYVLAIFVIGLLIPYTNSSLQGDNVMVSPFTLIFEKAGVAFAASLMNAVILTAVLSAGNSSLYASTRMLYSMAKDGQAPRIFAKLNKRGVPVAGMILTCSIGMLAFLASVFGDGKVYIWLMNAIGITGFIFWLGISISHYRFRKAFIAQGNSLEKLPYKALWFPIGPIFAILIGMIVILSQNIQAFFSDQIDWGSVIAAYLGIPLFLGLWLGYKLVRKTKFVKLDEVEFDFDKKYE; the protein is encoded by the coding sequence ATGATACCAAAACAAGAAAACGACATCTTGCAGCATCCTCCAAAGCAAGAAGAACAGGGATTAAAGCGCGGTTTAAAATCTCGTCATTTAACGATGATTTCCATTGGAGGGGCGATTGGCACCGGACTGTTTCTTAGCAGCGGGGCAGCTATCCATACAGCTGGACCAGGTGGCGCATTACTTGCTTATGCCTTAGTTGGGGCAATGGTGTACTTCGTGATGACCAGCTTAGGGGAACTGGCCGCCTTTATGCCGACAAGCGGTTCATTCAGTACCTATGGAACGAAATTCGTCGATCCGGCATTTGGGTTTGCCTTGGGATGGACGTACTGGTTCAATTGGTCGATGACCATAGCGGCTGAATTGTCAGCCTCAACAATGATCATGAAATTTTGGTTTCCGAATAGTCCATCGTTATTGTGGAGTTCATCATTCTTGGTGCTCATTTTCCTATTAAACTACTTATCTGTTAAAGGATACGGTGAAGGGGAATACTGGTTTTCCTTCATAAAAGTAACAGCCATCGTTATTTTTATAATCGTTGGAATACTAATGATTGTCGGCATCATGGGTGGCGAAGCAGTAGGTTTTAAAAACTTCACAGTCGACGACGCTCCTTTCCCGGGTGGGTTCATGGGTGTCTTCATCGTATTCATAGCGGCTGGCTTTTCTTTTCAGGGTACCGAAATTGTCGGCGTGGCTGCCGGTGAAAGTGAAGATCCTGCACGGAATATACCAAAGGCCATTAAAAGTGTCTTCTGGAGAATCCTGCTCTTTTACGTATTGGCAATCTTTGTGATAGGACTGCTTATCCCTTATACAAATTCAAGTTTACAAGGGGATAACGTCATGGTAAGCCCGTTCACGCTCATATTTGAAAAGGCTGGTGTGGCCTTTGCAGCTTCGCTTATGAATGCCGTCATTTTAACAGCGGTATTATCAGCAGGTAACTCTAGTCTATATGCATCTACGCGTATGTTATATTCAATGGCAAAAGATGGACAAGCACCGCGCATTTTTGCAAAACTTAATAAACGCGGCGTACCGGTTGCAGGAATGATTTTGACGTGCTCAATCGGAATGCTAGCCTTTTTAGCTTCCGTATTCGGTGATGGTAAAGTGTATATTTGGTTAATGAATGCGATTGGAATAACAGGATTTATCTTTTGGCTCGGCATTTCCATCAGCCATTACCGTTTCCGCAAAGCATTCATCGCTCAAGGCAATTCTTTGGAGAAGCTTCCATATAAGGCATTATGGTTCCCGATAGGGCCAATCTTCGCCATTTTAATTGGCATGATCGTCATCCTGTCCCAAAATATCCAAGCATTTTTCTCAGACCAGATTGATTGGGGCAGTGTTATAGCTGCATACCTGGGAATCCCGCTTTTCCTTGGCCTTTGGCTTGGCTATAAACTGGTAAGAAAAACTAAATTCGTTAAACTTGATGAAGTAGAATTTGACTTTGACAAAAAATATGAATGA